One window of Desulfobaculum bizertense DSM 18034 genomic DNA carries:
- a CDS encoding ATP-binding protein: MKSFFHKESTLGRALRPVLSFLHQRFDPYGERPLPGIRQIARMRFKDKINIGISSVIIFFSILTAVLVSQVAVDRLLEENRDRGRSMVLNMASRAVDPLLASDFLRLKNLVDGAERLSDFTLYAFVTDKRGNVLVHTFNGGFPTDLLTANSPKETEISIQLLDDGSHRIYDFAAPVMVDGKVFGSVRLGVSQARVQEIKKDVVSTIFLVSFAVMVVAILLGTIFSRNVSARLNALRKSAESVVQGQLNVQTGPRLYRNCWDIQQCGQEDCPAYGDNRRRCWYLAGTLCPQCKEDSYPEKLMSCHTCPVYLENMGDEIQSLAETFDVMAMSLKSHIEELEQTQDDLKRQRELLRTILDVTPDLMCLLDTDFKYMTVNKAFCTYFHLNEEDLLGHSNYELFDEDEADAAYHENKQVLLTGKPISKQELIRSGDQKRWFHVIKVPVKIGKENIGMLYTARDITIIKQYQERLIHSQKMEDLGKLAGGVAHEINTPLGIILGYAQLLLEDTPGDSQLSHDLKTIEKQTKVCKKIVADLLGFSRRIESSMAPLDLNESLEEVISLLEQIFLQERVRIETDFDPTVMPITGDKEKLKQVWMNLLNNAFDAIGSDGGIYVTTKMCSHRRRVLVTVADTGSGVSQHDINNIFDPFFTTKPVGKGTGLGLALSFGIISDHGGRISAISPAPLDYIISHEEEVPDSRPPGLGTLFMVELPLTKEGLPDEECPEITEVRSRDGEYFIGGSTTWRK; encoded by the coding sequence ATGAAGAGCTTTTTTCATAAAGAAAGCACACTTGGCAGAGCACTCCGCCCTGTCCTCTCATTTTTGCACCAGCGCTTTGACCCATACGGAGAACGCCCCCTGCCCGGCATTCGCCAGATTGCCCGCATGCGCTTCAAAGACAAAATCAATATTGGCATTTCCAGCGTCATCATTTTCTTTAGTATTCTGACCGCGGTTCTGGTGAGTCAGGTTGCTGTTGACCGCCTGCTGGAAGAGAACCGGGACCGGGGCCGTAGCATGGTCCTGAATATGGCCTCCCGCGCCGTGGACCCCCTGCTCGCCAGTGACTTCCTGCGCCTCAAAAACCTCGTGGACGGGGCCGAACGACTCTCTGACTTTACGCTCTATGCCTTTGTGACTGACAAACGGGGGAACGTCCTTGTCCACACCTTTAACGGTGGATTCCCTACTGATTTACTCACGGCAAACAGCCCCAAAGAAACAGAAATTTCCATCCAGCTTCTGGATGATGGCAGCCACCGGATCTATGACTTTGCAGCGCCTGTCATGGTCGACGGAAAAGTCTTTGGCTCGGTTCGCCTTGGTGTTTCTCAGGCCCGCGTGCAGGAAATCAAAAAAGACGTCGTCTCGACCATTTTCTTGGTGTCTTTCGCGGTTATGGTTGTTGCCATTCTGCTCGGCACCATTTTTTCCCGCAATGTCTCGGCCCGGCTCAACGCACTGCGAAAAAGCGCAGAAAGCGTGGTGCAGGGGCAACTCAATGTGCAGACAGGGCCACGCCTCTACCGCAACTGCTGGGACATCCAGCAATGCGGACAGGAAGACTGCCCCGCCTACGGCGACAACCGGCGCCGCTGCTGGTACCTTGCTGGCACACTCTGCCCCCAGTGCAAAGAGGACAGCTACCCGGAAAAACTCATGAGCTGCCACACCTGCCCGGTGTACCTCGAAAATATGGGTGACGAAATCCAGAGTCTCGCAGAAACCTTTGACGTCATGGCCATGTCGCTCAAATCGCATATCGAAGAGCTGGAACAAACCCAGGATGACCTCAAACGCCAGCGCGAACTGCTGCGTACCATTCTGGATGTAACCCCAGACCTGATGTGCCTGCTGGACACAGATTTCAAGTACATGACGGTCAACAAGGCATTCTGCACCTATTTCCACCTCAACGAAGAAGACCTTCTGGGGCACAGCAATTACGAACTCTTTGATGAAGATGAAGCCGACGCCGCATACCATGAAAACAAACAGGTGCTGCTGACTGGCAAGCCCATTTCCAAGCAGGAGCTTATTCGAAGTGGCGACCAGAAACGCTGGTTCCACGTGATTAAAGTCCCGGTAAAAATCGGCAAAGAAAATATTGGTATGCTGTATACGGCCCGCGACATTACCATCATCAAGCAGTATCAGGAGCGGCTCATCCATTCGCAAAAAATGGAAGACCTCGGTAAGCTCGCCGGTGGCGTCGCGCACGAAATCAACACGCCTCTGGGAATCATTCTTGGCTACGCCCAGCTTTTGCTTGAAGATACGCCAGGTGACAGCCAGCTGAGTCATGACCTTAAAACTATTGAGAAACAGACAAAAGTCTGCAAAAAAATCGTTGCTGACCTGCTTGGTTTCTCTCGTCGCATTGAGAGTAGTATGGCGCCCCTGGACCTCAACGAAAGTCTGGAAGAAGTTATTTCCCTGCTGGAACAGATTTTCCTGCAAGAGCGCGTGCGCATTGAGACCGACTTTGACCCCACGGTGATGCCAATTACTGGCGACAAGGAAAAGCTGAAACAGGTCTGGATGAATCTTCTCAATAATGCATTTGACGCCATAGGCTCGGATGGGGGAATTTATGTCACGACCAAGATGTGCTCACACAGACGGCGCGTTCTGGTCACGGTCGCAGACACCGGGTCTGGTGTCTCGCAACATGACATAAACAACATCTTTGACCCATTTTTTACCACCAAGCCTGTTGGCAAAGGTACAGGACTCGGCCTTGCCCTGTCTTTTGGAATCATTAGCGATCACGGCGGCCGCATATCCGCCATAAGCCCAGCACCTCTTGACTACATTATTAGTCATGAGGAAGAAGTGCCAGATTCACGTCCTCCGGGACTAGGCACACTGTTCATGGTTGAACTGCCACTGACCAAGGAAGGACTTCCCGATGAAGAATGTCCTGAAATCACAGAAGTCCGCTCGCGGGATGGAGAATATTTCATAGGAGGCTCGACGACGTGGCGAAAATAG
- the groL gene encoding chaperonin GroEL (60 kDa chaperone family; promotes refolding of misfolded polypeptides especially under stressful conditions; forms two stacked rings of heptamers to form a barrel-shaped 14mer; ends can be capped by GroES; misfolded proteins enter the barrel where they are refolded when GroES binds) — protein MAKEILFDAKVREKMKNGVDTLANAVKVTLGPKGRNVVIEKSFGSPIITKDGVTVAKEVEIEDKFENMGAQMVKEVASKTSDVAGDGTTTATVLAQAIFHEGVKLVTAGRSPMGIKRGVDKAVAALNEELAKLAKPTRDQKEIAQVGTISANNDATIGNIIAEAMNKVGKEGVITVEEAKGLETTLDVVEGMQFDRGYLSPYFVTNPEKMICEMEEPLILIHEKKISNMKDLLPCLEQVAKMSKPLVIIAEDVDGEALATLVVNKLRGILNVVAIKAPGFGERRKEMLKDIAILTGGQVVSEDLGLKLENVSVNDLGTAKRVVIDKENTTIVDGAGEAENIKARVAQLRAQIDETSSDYDREKLQERLAKIVGGVAVINVGAATETEMKEKKARVEDALNATRAAVEEGIVPGGGVALVRCSKVLEKVTPADDDEASGVAIIARAIEEPLRMIANNAGLEGSIVVEKVRDNKDGFGFNAASCEYEDLIKAGVIDPKKVTRTALQNAASVAGLLLTTECAIVEKPDDKGAAMPAMPAGGMGGMGGMGGMM, from the coding sequence ATGGCCAAAGAGATTCTTTTTGACGCCAAAGTTCGTGAAAAAATGAAGAACGGTGTTGACACCCTCGCCAACGCCGTCAAGGTTACCCTTGGACCCAAGGGCCGTAACGTTGTTATCGAAAAGTCTTTCGGTTCCCCGATCATCACCAAGGACGGCGTGACCGTTGCCAAGGAAGTCGAGATCGAAGACAAGTTCGAGAACATGGGCGCTCAGATGGTTAAGGAAGTTGCTTCCAAGACTTCTGACGTTGCTGGTGACGGTACCACTACCGCTACCGTTCTGGCTCAGGCTATCTTCCACGAAGGCGTTAAGCTCGTGACCGCTGGTCGTAGCCCCATGGGCATCAAGCGCGGCGTTGACAAGGCTGTTGCTGCTCTGAACGAAGAGCTGGCAAAGCTTGCCAAGCCTACCCGCGACCAGAAAGAGATCGCTCAGGTTGGCACCATCTCCGCCAACAACGACGCTACCATTGGTAACATCATTGCTGAGGCCATGAACAAGGTCGGCAAAGAGGGCGTCATCACTGTTGAAGAAGCTAAGGGCCTCGAGACCACTCTGGATGTCGTTGAAGGCATGCAGTTCGACCGTGGCTACCTCTCTCCCTACTTCGTGACCAATCCTGAGAAGATGATCTGCGAAATGGAAGAGCCTCTTATCCTCATCCACGAGAAGAAAATTTCCAACATGAAGGATCTGCTGCCTTGCCTCGAGCAGGTTGCCAAGATGTCCAAGCCCCTCGTCATCATTGCTGAAGACGTCGACGGCGAAGCTCTGGCTACCCTCGTTGTGAACAAGCTCCGCGGCATCCTGAATGTTGTTGCTATCAAGGCTCCTGGCTTTGGTGAGCGCCGCAAGGAAATGCTCAAGGACATCGCCATCCTTACCGGTGGTCAGGTTGTCTCCGAAGACCTCGGCCTCAAGCTCGAGAACGTCAGCGTGAACGACCTCGGTACCGCTAAGCGCGTTGTTATCGACAAGGAAAACACCACCATCGTTGACGGTGCTGGCGAAGCCGAAAACATCAAAGCTCGCGTTGCTCAGCTCCGCGCTCAGATCGACGAGACTTCCTCCGACTACGATCGCGAAAAGCTCCAGGAGCGCCTCGCTAAGATCGTTGGCGGTGTCGCAGTCATCAACGTCGGCGCTGCTACCGAGACCGAGATGAAAGAAAAGAAAGCTCGTGTCGAAGACGCTCTGAACGCTACCCGCGCTGCTGTCGAAGAGGGCATCGTCCCCGGCGGTGGTGTGGCTCTCGTCCGCTGCTCCAAGGTCCTCGAAAAGGTTACCCCCGCAGACGACGACGAAGCTTCCGGCGTGGCTATCATTGCCCGCGCTATCGAAGAGCCTCTCCGCATGATCGCTAACAACGCTGGCCTCGAAGGCTCCATCGTTGTTGAAAAGGTCCGTGACAACAAGGACGGCTTTGGTTTCAACGCCGCTTCCTGCGAGTACGAAGACCTCATCAAGGCCGGTGTCATCGATCCTAAGAAGGTGACCCGTACCGCTCTTCAGAATGCTGCTTCCGTGGCTGGCCTCCTGCTGACCACCGAGTGCGCAATCGTTGAGAAGCCCGACGATAAGGGCGCTGCTATGCCCGCTATGCCCGCAGGTGGCATGGGCGGCATGGGCGGAATGGGCGGCATGATGTAA
- a CDS encoding NAD(P)/FAD-dependent oxidoreductase gives MAPKSAPDGAILQRDKETYAIVPRTPMGMLNAEYLERILNVVKEYKIPIVKITSGQRLALVGMTEDQIDPIWDALGRDIGRATELCVHYVQACPGTAVCKFGKQDSLGLGQELEEKYLGVDFPAKVKFGISGCPLSCAEGKVRDIGVYGSAKGFTLTFGGIAGLNPRIADVIAEDISREELVALIDKLLSYYKENARKRERSSKFVDRVGIDVIKAAVL, from the coding sequence ATGGCCCCGAAATCTGCACCAGACGGAGCAATCCTCCAGCGCGACAAAGAAACCTACGCAATCGTCCCCCGTACCCCAATGGGTATGCTCAACGCCGAATACCTTGAGCGCATTCTCAACGTCGTCAAAGAATACAAGATCCCCATCGTCAAAATCACCTCCGGCCAGCGTCTCGCCCTCGTCGGCATGACAGAAGACCAGATCGACCCCATTTGGGACGCCCTCGGACGTGACATCGGTCGCGCTACCGAACTCTGTGTCCACTATGTGCAGGCCTGCCCCGGAACTGCCGTCTGTAAATTCGGCAAGCAGGACAGTCTCGGACTCGGTCAGGAACTCGAAGAAAAATACCTCGGCGTCGACTTCCCCGCCAAGGTTAAATTCGGTATCTCCGGCTGCCCCCTCTCCTGTGCCGAAGGCAAAGTCCGCGACATCGGTGTCTACGGCTCTGCCAAAGGCTTTACCCTCACCTTTGGCGGCATTGCAGGTCTCAACCCCCGTATTGCCGACGTCATTGCTGAGGATATCTCTCGCGAGGAACTCGTCGCACTCATCGACAAGCTCCTCTCTTATTACAAAGAAAACGCCCGCAAGCGCGAGCGCTCTTCAAAATTCGTCGACCGCGTCGGAATCGACGTCATCAAGGCCGCAGTCTTATAA
- a CDS encoding response regulator has translation MAKIVVLDDVMDAGILIRRILERKGHEVHSFTEEEEALAFIKKEDARKEPVQLAILDIKLKKMTGVQVLEEIKNISKKVKVIMLTGYPTLETARRCQELGAVDYCVKPIDKEELEEKVAEALAKV, from the coding sequence GTGGCGAAAATAGTTGTTCTTGACGATGTTATGGACGCCGGAATTTTAATTCGGCGTATCCTTGAACGAAAAGGGCACGAGGTCCATTCGTTTACCGAAGAGGAAGAAGCTCTTGCGTTCATCAAAAAAGAAGACGCCCGCAAGGAGCCTGTCCAGCTCGCAATCTTAGACATCAAGCTCAAAAAAATGACTGGTGTTCAGGTGCTGGAAGAAATCAAAAACATTTCAAAGAAAGTCAAAGTCATCATGCTCACAGGCTATCCGACTCTGGAAACAGCTCGCCGCTGTCAGGAACTCGGAGCCGTTGATTACTGTGTGAAGCCTATCGACAAGGAAGAACTGGAAGAAAAGGTCGCCGAAGCACTGGCGAAAGTGTAG
- the groES gene encoding co-chaperone GroES translates to MKLKPLNDRVLVKRLEGEEVSAGGIIIPDTAKEKPMKAQVVAVGPGKKDEAGNVIAMSVKEGDMVLFNKYAGTEIKIEGQEHLVMREEDILAIIEA, encoded by the coding sequence ATGAAGCTGAAACCGTTGAACGATCGCGTTCTGGTCAAGCGCCTTGAGGGTGAGGAAGTTTCTGCCGGTGGTATCATCATTCCTGATACCGCTAAAGAGAAGCCTATGAAGGCTCAGGTTGTCGCTGTTGGTCCTGGCAAAAAGGACGAAGCTGGCAACGTTATCGCTATGAGCGTGAAAGAGGGCGACATGGTTCTCTTCAACAAGTACGCCGGTACCGAGATCAAAATCGAAGGCCAGGAGCACCTCGTCATGCGCGAGGAAGACATCTTGGCTATTATTGAAGCATAA
- a CDS encoding phosphate/phosphite/phosphonate ABC transporter substrate-binding protein, which produces MIRKTVFLSIALCMVSLSLFACSDQEPAKRVDLSRREEITFQKDKREITYAYLPQYSHSVSYKRHHKLVEYLAKTTGLSFRQVFPDTFAEHMTMVEEGLIDISFSNPFIYVKIADRYGARAFARTEEEDQGTHFRGQIIVRADNPSIQKIEDVKGQHWIAVDPSSAGGYLFALGYFIDHGISKNDFAEIAFAPGPGGKQEKVVLGVYSGRYGVGSIREGALEIMRESIDTTRIKILATTPWYPGWVYSARKGLDPDVVLKISQAMTSLSMDNPEEKDILRRAKIISILPAQDSDFNSIRELIRKTGVDAQ; this is translated from the coding sequence ATGATTCGCAAGACAGTATTTTTGTCTATTGCCCTGTGCATGGTAAGCCTGAGCCTTTTTGCGTGCTCGGATCAGGAACCCGCAAAACGGGTTGATCTTTCCCGGCGGGAAGAAATCACATTCCAAAAAGACAAACGCGAAATCACCTACGCCTACCTGCCCCAGTATTCACATAGCGTTTCCTACAAACGCCACCATAAGCTTGTTGAATACCTTGCCAAAACAACGGGCCTCAGCTTCCGCCAGGTCTTTCCGGACACCTTTGCCGAACATATGACAATGGTCGAGGAAGGGCTGATTGATATTTCGTTCTCCAACCCATTTATTTATGTCAAAATAGCAGACCGCTACGGCGCACGAGCCTTTGCCAGAACCGAAGAGGAAGATCAGGGTACCCACTTCCGGGGGCAGATCATCGTGCGGGCCGACAATCCAAGTATTCAAAAAATTGAAGACGTCAAAGGTCAGCACTGGATCGCAGTCGATCCTAGCTCTGCTGGCGGCTACCTCTTTGCACTGGGGTATTTCATCGACCATGGCATCAGCAAAAACGACTTTGCAGAAATCGCTTTTGCTCCCGGCCCCGGCGGCAAACAGGAAAAAGTCGTACTCGGAGTGTACTCCGGCCGCTATGGTGTTGGTTCCATTCGCGAGGGAGCGCTTGAAATCATGCGCGAGAGCATCGATACCACCCGCATCAAGATACTTGCCACGACTCCGTGGTATCCGGGCTGGGTCTACTCCGCCAGAAAAGGCCTTGATCCTGATGTGGTTCTCAAAATTTCCCAGGCCATGACCTCCCTTTCCATGGACAACCCAGAAGAAAAAGACATCCTGCGCCGCGCCAAAATCATCAGCATTCTTCCGGCACAGGACAGTGATTTTAATTCCATACGAGAGCTGATTCGCAAAACTGGCGTTGATGCCCAGTAA